From one Aptenodytes patagonicus chromosome 16, bAptPat1.pri.cur, whole genome shotgun sequence genomic stretch:
- the WFIKKN2 gene encoding WAP, Kazal, immunoglobulin, Kunitz and NTR domain-containing protein 2, which yields MLLVLFTRWMWILLGKSSVLLLLEVSLKGRALPPIRYSHAGICPNDMNPNLWVDAQSTCKRECEADLECETFEKCCPNVCGTKSCVAARYMDVKGKKGPVGMPKEATCDRFMCIQQGSECDIWDGQPVCKCKDRCEKEPSFTCASDGLTYYNKCYMDAEACIKGITLNVVTCRYHLTWPNTSPIPPETTARPTTAYSETTVIDILPPALVNNPVHQSVYVGETVSFLCDVTGRPKPEITWEKQVDGKDKVIMKPNHVRGNVVVTNIAQLVIYNTQLQDAGIYTCTAKNSGGLLRADFPLSVIKGEPTSKEASQNKTHFPTDECLKQPDSEDCGEEQTRWYYDAKKNNCFTFIYGNCNSNLNHFETYENCMLTCMNGPINICNLPALQGHCKAYEPRWAYNSLTKQCQSFIYGGCGGNENNFESREACEEMCPFPKNTHCKACKPRQKLVTSFCKSDFVILGRITELTEDQDSGHALVTVEEILKDEKMGLKFLGKEPLEITLLNMDWSCPCPNMTTVDGQLIIMGDVHNGMAVLQPDSFVGTSSIRRVRKLREVIHKKTCELLKEFLGLH from the exons ATGTTGTTGGTGCTGTTCACTCGGTGGATGTGGATCTTGCTGGGGAAGAGCAGTGTCCTCTTGCTTCTGGAGGTCTCTCTGAAAGGGAGAGCTCTACCTCCAATCCGGTATTCCCACGCTGGGATATGCCCCAATGACATGAACCCCAACCTGTGGGTAGACGCGCAGAGCACTTGCAAGAGAGAGTGTGAAGCTGATCTG GAGTGCGAGACCTTTGAGAAGTGCTGCCCCAATGTCTGTGGAACGAAGAGTTGCGTGGCGGCTCGGTACATGGAcgtcaaggggaaaaaagggccGGTGGGAATGCCCAAAGAGGCAACCTGTGACCGTTTCATGTGCATCCAGCAAGGCTCAGAGTGTGACATCTGGGACGGGCAACCTGTCTGCAAGTGCAAGGACAGGTGTGAGAAGGAGCCGAGCTTCACCTGCGCCTCTGACGGGCTCACCTACTACAACAAGTGCTACATGGATGCAGAAGCTTGCATCAAAGGCATTACACTGAATGTAGTCACCTGTAGGTACCATCTTACCTGGCCAAACACCAGCCCTATCCCACCAGAAACAACAGCTCGCCCTACTACTGCCTATTCCGAGACAACAGTCATTGATATCTTGCCACCTGCTCTAGTGAACAACCCCGTCCATCAGTCCGTCTACGTGGGAGAGACCGTCAGCTTCCTCTGTGATGTCACAGGGAGACCCAAGCCAGAAATCACATGGGAGAAGCAGGTTGATGGGAAAGACAAAGTCATTATGAAGCCAAATCATGTCAGAGGGAACGTCGTGGTCACCAACATCGCCCAACTGGTCATCTACAACACCCAGCTCCAAGACGCAGGCATCTACACCTGCACCGCCAAAAACAGCGGTGGCCTTCTCAGGGCTGATTTCCCTTTGTCAGTCATCAAAGGAGAACCTACATCCAAAGAAgcttcccaaaacaaaacacattttccaacCGATGAGTGCCTGAAGCAACCAGACAGCGAAGACTGTGGGGAAGAGCAGACCAGGTGGTACTAtgatgcaaagaaaaacaactgctttaCTTTCATCTATGGGAACTGTAACAGCAACCTCAACCACTTCGAGACCTACGAGAACTGTATGTTAACGTGCATGAACGGCCCAATCAACATTTGCAATCTGCCAGCCCTCCAAGGTCACTGCAAAGCCTATGAGCCCAGATGGGCCTATAACAGCTTGACAAAGCAGTGCCAGTCCTTCATTTATGGCGGGTGTGGAGGCAACGAGAACAACTTTGAGAGCCGGGAGGCCTGCGAAGAGATGTGCCCTTTCCCGAAGAACACGCACTGCAAAGCTTGCAAACCACGCCAAAAGCTGGTGACAAGCTTCTGCAAAAGCGACTTTGTTATCCTGGGCCGTATAACAGAGCTGACCGAAGACCAAGACTCAGGACATGCCCTGGTGACAGTGGAGGAGATtctaaaagatgaaaaaatgggATTAAAATTCCTGGGGAAGGAACCACTAGAAATCACGCTTTTGAACATGGACTGGAGCTGCCCGTGTCCCAACATGACCACAGTGGATGGCCAGCTCATCATCATGGGAGATGTCCACAACGGCATGGCTGTCCTACAGCCAGACAGCTTTGTGGGGACCTCCAGCATCCGGCGCGTGCGGAAACTCCGCGAAGTCATCCACAAGAAAACCTGTGAGCTTTTGAAAGAGTTCCTAGGATTGCATTAA
- the TOB1 gene encoding protein Tob1 gives MQLEIQVALNFIISYLYNKLPRRRVNIFGEELERLLKKKYEGHWYPEKPYKGSGFRCIHIGEKVDPVIEQASKESGLDIDDVRGNLPQDLSVWIDPFEVSYQIGEKGPVKVLYVDDNENGCELDKEIKNSFNPEAQVFMPISDPASSVSSSPSPPFGHSAAVSPTFMPRSTQPLTFTTATFAATKFGSTKMKNSGRSNKVARTSPTNLGLNVNDLLKQKALSSSMHSLYGLGLGSQQQQQQQQQKTSALSPNAKEFIFPNMQGQGSTSSIFPGDSPLNLSPLQYSNAFDMFAAYGGLNEKSFVDGLNFSLNNMQYSNQQFQPVMAN, from the coding sequence ATGCAGCTTGAAATCCAAGTAGCACTCAATTTTATTATTTCGTATTTGTACAATAAGCTTCCCAGACGACGTGTCAACATTTTTGGTGAAGAGCTTGAAAGACTTCTTAAGAAGAAGTATGAAGGGCACTGGTATCCAGAAAAGCCATACAAAGGATCAGGGTTTAGATGTATACATATAGGGGAGAAAGTGGACCCGGTCATAGAACAAGCATCCAAAGAGAGTGGTTTGGACATTGATGATGTTCGTGGCAACTTGCCTCAGGATCTTAGTGTTTGGATTGACCCATTTGAGGTTTCGTACCAAATCGGTGAAAAGGGACCAGTGAAAGTGCTTTATGTGGATGATAATGAAAATGGATGTGAGTTGGATAAGGAAATCAAGAACAGCTTTAACCCAGAGGCCCAGGTGTTCATGCCAATTAGTGACCCAGCATCTTCAGTGTCTagttctccttctcctccctttggTCACTCTGCTGCTGTGAGCCCAACTTTCATGCCCCGCTCCACTCAGCCTTTAACCTTCACCACTGCCACATTTGCTGCCACCAAGTTTGGCTCGACCAAAATGAAGAATAGCGGCCGTAGCAACAAGGTCGCCCGCACCTCTCCCACCAACCTTGGCTTGAATGTCAATGACCTGTTGAAGCAGAAAGCCCTTTCCTCCTCCATGCACTCTCTCTACGGGCTTGGCTTAGgcagtcagcagcagcagcaacaacaacagcagaagaCTTCTGCCCTTTCTCCTAACGCAAAGGAGTTCATTTTCCCCAACATGCAGGGTCAAGGTAGTACCAGTAGCATCTTTCCTGGTGACAGCCCCCTTAACCTCAGTCCTCTCCAGTACAGTAATGCCTTTGATATGTTTGCAGCCTATGGAGGTCTAAATGAGAAGTCTTTTGTGGATGGCTTGAATTTTAGTTTAAACAACATGCAGTATTCTAACCAGCAATTCCAGCCAGTTATGGCTAACTAA